One stretch of Acholeplasma laidlawii PG-8A DNA includes these proteins:
- a CDS encoding recombinase family protein, producing the protein MVEDEAEIVRRIYRMFLVEGKTATGIATYLKKLHVKTPSGKNTNWTKNTITSILSNEKYKGDALLQKTL; encoded by the coding sequence ATAGTTGAAGACGAAGCAGAAATAGTTAGACGCATTTATAGAATGTTTTTAGTTGAAGGAAAAACTGCAACCGGCATAGCCACTTACTTAAAAAAACTTCATGTTAAAACACCTTCTGGCAAAAACACTAATTGGACCAAAAACACAATAACATCAATTCTAAGTAATGAAAAGTATAAAGGTGATGCACTACTTCAAAAGACTTTATAG
- a CDS encoding zinc ribbon domain-containing protein gives MELKRRSVLGPKYSGSNLFSSKLVCEDCGGFYGKKKWHSGSMHEKIVYQCNNKFDKGKDKCQTPHLSEETVKTKFIEAYNLTMGDKRRIIDDSKEVIGLLTDTIKIDDEIVKINEEITIVSELVSKLVKENSKTDIQFGEYNKRYEELSERYEKLRLRHEELLKQKNSKQAKAIKLRAFISSLENSDHQIKYWNEMIWMLIVESATVHRDSSVTFKFHNGLEIK, from the coding sequence TTGGAACTAAAAAGAAGGAGTGTACTTGGACCTAAATATTCTGGTAGTAACTTATTCTCTTCAAAACTTGTATGCGAAGACTGCGGTGGTTTTTATGGAAAGAAAAAATGGCACTCAGGAAGTATGCACGAGAAGATTGTTTATCAATGCAACAACAAGTTTGATAAAGGAAAAGACAAATGCCAAACTCCACACTTGAGTGAGGAAACAGTAAAGACTAAGTTCATTGAAGCGTATAATTTAACGATGGGAGATAAAAGAAGAATTATTGACGATTCAAAAGAAGTTATTGGCTTACTAACCGACACTATCAAAATTGATGATGAGATTGTAAAAATTAATGAAGAGATTACAATTGTTTCAGAGCTTGTTAGTAAACTGGTTAAGGAAAACTCAAAGACAGATATTCAATTCGGGGAGTACAACAAAAGATACGAAGAGTTATCAGAACGTTATGAAAAATTAAGACTTAGACATGAAGAACTATTAAAACAAAAGAATAGCAAACAAGCAAAAGCCATAAAGCTTAGAGCATTCATTTCAAGCCTTGAAAACTCTGATCACCAGATAAAATATTGGAATGAAATGATATGGATGTTAATAGTTGAAAGCGCAACAGTTCATAGAGATTCAAGTGTTACATTTAAGTTTCACAATGGGTTGGAGATTAAATAG
- a CDS encoding S1 family peptidase translates to MKKIYTIILIVISGFFLSSCQSNLDFDFIIPDKEDYSINEIIFDDFTQSTIIDFDNITEESLLSAQQANIYISNISYNDKWFFSKKDNYTGSGVIFFETESFYYALTNAHVVDKHQDFENHIIEVYDYFNNKYNAFVYEGSFNYDLDLAVLVFYKNEVELTVLNIVYGEIGVGDNIIAIGNPLGEKNVISVGKVIRYNKTRVEDRYGNIKTNEFNSIIHSSKTNAGSSGGMILNFDLKIVGINYGGNRSEENPEGFAVSSKLVIDFLLRII, encoded by the coding sequence TTGAAAAAAATATATACTATAATTTTAATCGTTATCAGTGGATTTTTTTTAAGTAGTTGTCAATCTAACCTTGATTTTGACTTTATAATTCCTGACAAAGAAGACTATTCCATAAATGAGATCATCTTCGATGATTTTACTCAATCAACAATTATCGACTTTGATAATATAACTGAGGAATCGTTGCTTTCTGCACAGCAAGCAAATATTTATATATCCAACATTTCATATAATGATAAATGGTTTTTTTCAAAGAAGGACAATTACACTGGAAGTGGAGTTATTTTTTTTGAAACAGAGTCATTCTATTATGCACTAACTAACGCGCACGTTGTTGATAAACATCAAGACTTTGAGAATCATATTATTGAAGTATATGACTATTTTAATAATAAATATAACGCCTTTGTTTATGAAGGAAGCTTTAACTATGACTTGGATTTAGCGGTTTTGGTTTTTTATAAAAACGAAGTAGAACTGACTGTTTTGAATATTGTGTATGGTGAGATTGGGGTTGGTGACAATATCATAGCAATCGGAAACCCACTCGGTGAAAAGAATGTTATTTCTGTTGGTAAAGTTATAAGATATAACAAAACAAGAGTTGAGGATAGATACGGAAATATTAAAACTAATGAATTTAACTCGATAATTCATAGTAGTAAGACAAATGCTGGATCAAGCGGAGGGATGATTTTGAATTTCGATTTAAAAATAGTTGGAATAAACTATGGAGGGAATCGCAGCGAAGAAAACCCTGAGGGGTTTGCGGTTTCATCCAAATTAGTAATTGATTTTTTATTAAGAATAATCTAG
- a CDS encoding McrB family protein, which produces MINDINRFIQLADTNNLKTKEIETQITNNNRDIIGNFHVTVSFGVTNVANIPWFSISRFTDYKEDAPVFLYYKKQNKLVLSFGVKEEKNNKDSLKYNFKWNDLIRENYQTVQEYFGERVDRYGDSYVYKTFDVANSVVANGESISTDLTEMLMTYKKQLPCGSLINYIKANYTSYLNKFLGVMDKERVDFLNAFPLNNLLNITLDDYSKNGNKDSFTNYIENKTSNICSGNLGINPNKLFYPKNNGYEVLSTVSSAYETFGSVNLKFDEFKRELHYFITNFNINNYQTLNVLKFRANIIKFNVLRLYRNDVALYGLPSQRELSKILVKIGLNINSDDSIAKSIILTNYLISQDPQIVNLNTDIVNRLIWDYKVDCIDSNVNQEDSSEDSNEEEKISMNKNFDKNLILYGPPGTGKTYNTKIYAVAICDDLDLDEVKNRNYDDVLKRYDELVLENRVKFTTFHQSYGYEDFIEGLYPEIKNGSDQITYRVKAGVFKAFCANESFDSLWDSFVLDVKNGKVKWGDILPNADEHKKDTVLSVNGNGNIDLPYANGVPFTRENAKKIYLGQEVDNTQKDYFEKVFNYFKKNYMNKQNKGNKKVFIIDEINRGNISKIFGELITLIEDTKRKGEKEEMSITLPYSKKPFTVPNNVHILGTMNTADRSIALMDTALRRRFAFEEMMPEPELIKAEVDGLKISEMLTAINKRIEVLYDREHTIGHAFFMDKKLELGDLAHIFKNKIIPLLQEYFYEDYEKIQWVLGDNEKTDESFKFIKQIKNEANIFKGKNGADMNALPEYRYEINKKAFDKIESYKQIK; this is translated from the coding sequence ATGATTAATGATATTAATAGGTTTATACAATTAGCAGACACTAATAATTTAAAAACAAAAGAAATAGAGACTCAAATTACAAATAATAATAGAGATATTATTGGCAATTTTCATGTAACTGTATCTTTTGGAGTTACAAATGTCGCTAACATACCGTGGTTTTCTATTAGCAGATTTACTGACTATAAAGAAGATGCTCCGGTTTTTTTGTATTACAAAAAGCAAAACAAATTAGTTCTATCATTTGGTGTTAAAGAGGAAAAAAATAATAAGGATAGTTTGAAATATAATTTTAAATGGAATGATTTAATAAGAGAAAATTATCAAACTGTTCAAGAATATTTTGGTGAAAGAGTAGATAGATATGGTGACAGTTATGTGTATAAAACCTTTGATGTTGCAAATTCAGTAGTAGCTAATGGAGAATCTATTAGCACTGATTTAACAGAAATGTTAATGACATATAAAAAACAATTACCTTGTGGTTCACTAATTAATTATATAAAGGCTAATTATACAAGTTATCTTAATAAATTTTTAGGAGTAATGGATAAAGAAAGAGTGGATTTTCTTAATGCATTCCCGTTAAACAATTTGTTGAATATAACCTTAGATGATTATAGTAAAAACGGGAATAAAGATTCATTCACAAATTATATTGAAAATAAAACTTCTAACATATGTTCGGGAAATTTAGGTATAAATCCAAACAAATTATTTTATCCTAAGAATAATGGGTATGAAGTTTTAAGTACAGTAAGTAGTGCATATGAAACGTTCGGATCTGTTAATTTAAAGTTTGATGAATTCAAGAGAGAATTACACTATTTTATAACGAACTTTAATATTAATAATTATCAAACACTAAATGTATTGAAATTTAGAGCAAATATTATAAAGTTCAATGTACTTAGACTATATAGAAATGATGTAGCTTTATATGGTTTGCCATCACAAAGAGAATTGTCTAAGATATTAGTGAAGATAGGGCTGAACATAAATAGCGATGATAGTATTGCAAAAAGCATCATTCTTACTAACTATTTAATTAGTCAAGACCCACAAATTGTAAATTTGAATACGGATATTGTAAATAGATTAATTTGGGATTACAAAGTTGATTGTATAGATTCTAATGTTAATCAAGAAGATTCAAGCGAAGACTCTAATGAGGAGGAGAAAATTTCAATGAATAAGAACTTTGATAAGAACTTAATATTATATGGTCCTCCAGGGACAGGTAAAACATATAACACTAAGATATATGCTGTTGCTATTTGCGATGATCTTGATTTAGATGAAGTAAAAAATCGAAACTATGACGATGTTTTGAAAAGATATGATGAGTTAGTGTTAGAAAACAGAGTTAAATTTACAACGTTCCATCAATCCTATGGTTATGAAGACTTTATTGAAGGTTTATATCCTGAAATTAAAAATGGCTCTGACCAAATTACTTATCGAGTTAAAGCAGGAGTTTTTAAAGCTTTTTGTGCGAATGAATCCTTTGATAGTCTTTGGGATTCCTTTGTCTTAGATGTTAAGAATGGAAAAGTTAAATGGGGAGATATTCTCCCTAACGCTGACGAACACAAAAAAGATACAGTTTTAAGCGTAAATGGCAACGGAAATATTGATCTTCCTTATGCAAACGGGGTTCCATTTACAAGAGAAAATGCAAAAAAAATCTATTTAGGTCAAGAAGTTGATAACACGCAAAAAGATTATTTTGAAAAAGTATTTAATTATTTCAAGAAAAATTATATGAATAAACAAAATAAGGGCAATAAAAAAGTGTTTATTATTGACGAAATTAACCGAGGCAATATTTCTAAAATATTTGGAGAATTAATCACCTTAATTGAAGATACAAAACGTAAAGGTGAAAAAGAAGAAATGAGTATTACATTACCATACTCTAAAAAACCATTTACAGTTCCAAATAATGTTCACATTCTAGGTACAATGAACACTGCTGACAGATCGATTGCTTTAATGGATACAGCATTAAGAAGAAGATTTGCATTTGAAGAGATGATGCCAGAACCAGAACTTATTAAAGCAGAAGTTGATGGATTGAAAATATCTGAGATGTTGACAGCAATTAACAAAAGAATTGAAGTTTTATATGATAGAGAACATACTATTGGACATGCATTTTTTATGGACAAAAAGTTGGAACTAGGTGATCTAGCTCACATATTTAAAAATAAAATAATTCCTTTATTACAAGAGTACTTCTATGAGGACTATGAAAAAATCCAATGGGTGCTTGGTGATAATGAAAAAACTGATGAATCATTTAAATTTATCAAACAAATAAAAAATGAAGCAAATATTTTCAAAGGTAAAAATGGTGCTGATATGAATGCTCTTCCAGAGTATAGATATGAGATAAATAAAAAGGCATTTGACAAAATAGAAAGTTACAAACAAATAAAATAA
- a CDS encoding McrC family protein — protein sequence MKKPLIVREYDEIINLDNKKDGMIVKTLPSDTFDNLKLFIEEFNTEMHEADALDFMRVGYKRNYGDVITIRNYVGLIQMNDGTQIEVLPKLSFEGEYETIAKQVFIKMLRSLKEFSGKVFNSASLNVDRMNLYEIFISMYIQEVRHLVKTGIKSFYETKEDNLKVYKGKLKVKEQQRYNNVHKERFFVAYDEYTTNRPENRLIKSTLLKLQKLSNYIENVKEIQNLLNSFELIEPSTNFDSDFSKVTINRGNKEYETIMIWSKVFLYNRSFTTFSGSTTARALLFPMEKIFESYVASELKKHLRDKDWSISTQDKGFYLFDEPSKFSLRPDIVITKENDETIILDTKWKILIDDERKNYGVSQADMYQMYAYAKKYESKKVFVIYPLNPEMSKYAIDGIEFRSEGISVQLLFIDLLNVDDSLKYITDKMI from the coding sequence GTGAAAAAGCCTCTGATTGTTAGAGAATATGATGAAATTATTAACTTAGATAATAAAAAAGATGGAATGATAGTTAAAACTTTGCCATCTGATACTTTTGATAATTTAAAGCTTTTCATAGAAGAGTTTAACACCGAAATGCATGAAGCTGATGCTCTTGATTTTATGCGAGTTGGATATAAGCGAAACTATGGTGATGTTATTACCATAAGAAATTATGTCGGTTTGATTCAAATGAATGATGGAACTCAAATAGAAGTATTACCCAAGCTTTCTTTTGAAGGTGAATATGAGACTATTGCTAAGCAAGTCTTTATTAAGATGCTCAGAAGTCTTAAAGAGTTTTCAGGTAAGGTTTTTAATTCTGCAAGCTTAAATGTTGATCGTATGAATCTTTATGAGATTTTTATTAGCATGTACATTCAAGAAGTGAGACATTTGGTTAAGACAGGTATCAAGTCTTTTTATGAAACTAAGGAAGATAATCTGAAGGTTTATAAAGGAAAATTAAAAGTAAAAGAGCAACAACGATATAACAATGTCCATAAAGAGAGATTTTTTGTTGCTTATGACGAATATACGACTAATAGACCAGAGAATAGACTAATTAAAAGTACACTGTTAAAGCTGCAAAAATTGTCGAATTATATAGAAAATGTCAAAGAAATACAAAACCTGTTAAATAGTTTTGAACTAATAGAACCATCTACCAACTTTGATAGTGATTTTTCTAAGGTTACAATTAATAGAGGTAATAAAGAATACGAAACAATTATGATATGGTCAAAGGTGTTTTTATATAACAGAAGTTTTACTACTTTTTCTGGAAGTACTACAGCAAGAGCTTTATTATTCCCAATGGAGAAGATATTTGAATCGTATGTTGCTTCAGAGTTAAAAAAACACTTGCGTGATAAAGACTGGAGTATATCAACACAAGACAAAGGCTTTTATTTATTCGATGAACCATCCAAGTTTTCACTTAGACCTGATATAGTTATAACTAAAGAAAATGACGAAACAATCATACTGGATACGAAGTGGAAAATACTAATAGATGATGAACGTAAGAACTATGGTGTTTCACAAGCAGATATGTATCAAATGTATGCATACGCTAAGAAGTATGAATCAAAAAAAGTATTCGTTATTTATCCTTTGAACCCAGAAATGAGTAAATACGCTATAGATGGAATCGAATTTAGAAGTGAAGGGATTTCTGTTCAGTTACTATTCATTGATTTGTTAAATGTTGATGATAGTCTTAAATACATTACGGACAAAATGATATGA
- a CDS encoding ribonuclease III domain-containing protein, whose product MKEKDIKEIEDILGYTFTNKNLLIQAFTRSSEREKNNNRDSEILEFIGDTVINYVIIQMFNNNLFNADNYGLNSQYSEGELTELKSLIVENKNLAAKIDDFGLDRFLRSDNSKQIPSSFKSDLLESIVGAIAIDSHYEEKEIYEIVDYLLMPRAYIGSLKFNYYLKLKQWCKIRCTSSNKLKENVEEIKNDNNIQYKTTLRFGNYEVSAIDNSKIDSLFEASILAMKKITDNKDEITIKDFLVGLDQNNGWSYLQKIQKLGYCSNLSKEYKKNEDGTWKATYMVDGMRTLYTDTNKKNAGNICALICINSLIEPRFQMDDSILELLRKLNYKETA is encoded by the coding sequence ATGAAAGAAAAAGACATTAAAGAAATAGAAGATATTTTAGGCTATACTTTTACAAATAAAAATTTATTAATTCAAGCCTTTACTCGAAGTTCTGAAAGAGAAAAAAATAACAATCGCGATTCTGAGATATTAGAGTTCATCGGAGATACTGTAATTAATTATGTAATTATTCAAATGTTTAATAATAATTTGTTTAATGCAGATAATTACGGATTGAATTCTCAATATTCTGAGGGTGAGTTGACAGAATTAAAAAGCTTAATAGTAGAAAATAAAAATTTAGCCGCAAAAATAGACGATTTTGGTCTTGATCGTTTTTTAAGATCCGACAACTCAAAACAAATACCTTCATCTTTCAAAAGTGACTTATTAGAAAGCATTGTGGGGGCTATCGCAATCGATTCTCATTATGAAGAAAAGGAAATATATGAAATAGTAGATTATTTGTTAATGCCTCGTGCTTATATAGGGTCCTTAAAATTTAATTATTATTTAAAATTGAAACAATGGTGTAAAATTAGATGTACTTCATCAAATAAATTAAAAGAAAATGTAGAAGAAATTAAGAATGATAACAACATACAGTATAAGACAACTTTGCGATTTGGTAACTATGAAGTAAGTGCTATAGATAATAGTAAAATAGATTCATTGTTTGAAGCTTCCATACTTGCCATGAAAAAAATTACAGATAATAAAGATGAAATAACCATTAAAGATTTTTTAGTAGGCTTAGATCAAAATAACGGTTGGAGCTATCTTCAAAAAATCCAAAAATTAGGCTATTGTTCCAACCTTTCAAAAGAATATAAGAAGAATGAAGATGGAACTTGGAAAGCGACATATATGGTTGACGGTATGCGAACATTGTACACTGATACCAATAAAAAAAATGCTGGAAATATATGTGCACTAATCTGCATCAACTCTTTAATTGAACCACGTTTCCAAATGGACGATAGTATCTTGGAGCTTTTAAGAAAATTAAATTATAAAGAAACGGCTTGA